A stretch of the Paenibacillus dendritiformis genome encodes the following:
- the hutG gene encoding formimidoylglutamase — MGTLQNKVGSDVWTGRTDHTERRSSFRYHQIVEPIELDTWQTESATQAKTCAIIGFECEEGVRRNQGRVGAAQAPNAIRRALASIPWRAKEGHRLVDAGNISCIGERLEEAQEALGRAVSRILSAAAAPIILGGGHETLYGHYLGVRQYIGADASLGIINIDAHFDLRAYDRQPSSGTMFRQILEQDKSSHYFVLGIQRFGNTQELFDKADELGAGYILEEEMQEGLMDEITSAVHEFIDQHDYVMLTLCTDVINAAFAPGVSAPSPFGLNPMIVRSLIRTAASHSKALSFDICEVNPAVDEQGRTVKLGAYLTNEAIMAILGRDNDDTGT, encoded by the coding sequence ATGGGAACATTGCAAAACAAGGTTGGATCTGATGTATGGACCGGACGGACGGATCATACTGAGAGAAGAAGCAGCTTTCGCTACCATCAAATCGTGGAACCGATCGAACTGGATACATGGCAGACCGAGTCGGCAACCCAGGCCAAGACCTGCGCCATCATCGGGTTTGAATGCGAGGAAGGGGTGCGGCGGAATCAGGGCCGAGTGGGCGCAGCCCAAGCTCCGAATGCGATTAGGCGAGCGCTCGCAAGCATCCCCTGGAGAGCGAAGGAAGGCCACCGCCTTGTCGATGCGGGCAATATAAGCTGCATCGGCGAACGGCTGGAAGAAGCCCAGGAAGCATTGGGCCGGGCGGTCTCCCGCATCCTGTCCGCAGCGGCGGCTCCCATTATATTAGGCGGAGGCCATGAGACCTTGTATGGGCATTATTTAGGGGTCCGCCAATATATCGGCGCAGACGCTTCGCTGGGCATCATCAACATTGACGCCCATTTCGATTTGCGCGCCTACGACCGGCAGCCATCCTCGGGAACGATGTTCCGGCAAATATTGGAGCAGGACAAGAGCAGCCATTATTTTGTGCTCGGCATTCAGCGCTTCGGCAATACGCAGGAGCTGTTCGACAAGGCGGACGAGCTTGGCGCGGGCTATATTTTGGAGGAAGAGATGCAGGAAGGATTGATGGATGAGATTACATCCGCCGTGCACGAATTTATCGACCAGCATGATTATGTGATGCTTACCCTGTGCACCGATGTGATCAATGCGGCATTCGCGCCGGGAGTCAGCGCTCCGTCCCCATTCGGGTTGAATCCGATGATTGTCCGCAGCCTTATCCGTACGGCAGCATCACACTCGAAAGCGCTTTCTTTTGATATTTGCGAAGTGAATCCAGCCGTAGACGAACAGGGAAGAACCGTGAAGCTAGGTGCTTACTTGACGAATGAAGCCATTATGGCCATTTTAGGGAGGGACAACGATGACACTGGCACTTAA
- a CDS encoding LysR family transcriptional regulator → MDIKQLYYFVTVADQLSYSKAAQKLHISQPSLSNAIKNLEQEVGSPLLERSTRKIELTDAGKVLYAKSLQLLSHMNILKKEMQEVRLTGSGELIIGMIESVRHWVPKVIREYQGRYPSMRIKLIEVLSRKAVIDSLRKYHTHLIITNQCIEEEDIESLPLYKEKLVLVLHRDHPLSAKESIAFTELAEEPFIISMEGFQTREDILEAFALEHTSPNIQFEIERFETALTLVRENLGVAIIPENYLVEPKDDSIVRKTMDSPALERTVYLTYMKNRYLAPAVQSFLEDVQRSFAADTKASV, encoded by the coding sequence TTGGACATCAAGCAGTTATATTATTTCGTGACGGTTGCCGATCAGTTGAGCTACTCCAAGGCTGCGCAAAAGCTGCATATTTCCCAGCCTTCGCTAAGCAACGCCATTAAAAATCTGGAGCAGGAGGTCGGCTCGCCCTTGCTGGAACGCAGCACCCGCAAAATTGAGCTGACGGACGCCGGCAAAGTGCTGTATGCCAAATCGCTTCAGCTTCTGTCCCATATGAACATTTTAAAAAAGGAGATGCAGGAAGTAAGGCTGACCGGGAGCGGGGAGCTGATCATTGGCATGATCGAGTCGGTGAGGCATTGGGTTCCGAAGGTGATCCGCGAATATCAAGGCCGGTATCCTTCGATGCGGATCAAGCTGATCGAGGTGTTGAGCCGGAAGGCGGTCATCGATTCCTTGCGGAAATATCATACCCATCTTATCATTACCAATCAGTGCATTGAGGAGGAGGACATCGAATCGCTTCCATTATATAAGGAGAAGTTGGTGCTTGTGCTGCATCGGGATCACCCCTTGTCCGCGAAGGAGTCCATCGCTTTTACCGAGCTGGCTGAGGAGCCTTTCATTATTAGCATGGAGGGGTTCCAGACAAGGGAGGATATTTTGGAAGCCTTTGCGCTTGAACACACATCCCCGAACATCCAATTTGAAATTGAACGGTTTGAGACCGCATTGACCTTAGTCCGGGAAAATCTGGGCGTGGCGATCATCCCTGAAAATTATTTAGTGGAACCGAAGGATGATTCGATTGTCCGGAAAACGATGGATTCGCCAGCGCTGGAACGGACGGTGTATTTGACGTATATGAAAAACAGGTATTTGGCTCCCGCGGTCCAAAGCTTCCTGGAAGACGTTCAACGGAGCTTCGCGGCAGACACAAAAGCCAGCGTCTGA
- a CDS encoding PocR ligand-binding domain-containing protein — translation MTSRFNLDSIIDMEKWQTLQDSLSLVTKMAVITTDYKGVPVTKHSHCQSFCQAIRQDEALSPYCQKCDARGGLEAVRLNKPYIYLCHFNIVDIAIPIIVHNQYMGAIMAGQVKLRDNPMELEQIVRRPSNAVANAKFRSLEHEYESLPVLSYDEVVTISEMLYHLCNYIVEEAIHKNATIDMYRQALTGANPVLDSFADQAFRNIQTMKSELENTLIDSHISSMTKQRTASSNPILQPAFDYIYTHKSENVKLAAMAALCHVSPSYFSRIFTKETGENFSAFIPRLKMEWAKQLLETTDRSVSQISNDLGFSEPSYFIKTFKKFERITPARYRQIYQR, via the coding sequence ATGACCTCGCGTTTTAATCTGGACAGCATCATCGATATGGAAAAATGGCAGACGCTGCAGGACTCGCTCTCTCTCGTTACGAAAATGGCCGTCATCACGACCGATTATAAAGGCGTGCCGGTCACGAAGCACAGCCACTGCCAGAGCTTCTGCCAGGCGATACGCCAGGACGAGGCCTTGTCGCCCTACTGTCAAAAATGCGACGCCCGGGGCGGCCTGGAAGCGGTGCGGCTGAACAAGCCTTATATCTATCTCTGCCACTTCAATATTGTCGATATCGCAATCCCGATTATCGTGCATAATCAATATATGGGCGCGATTATGGCCGGACAGGTCAAGCTGCGCGACAACCCGATGGAACTGGAGCAGATCGTGAGGCGTCCCTCCAATGCCGTCGCCAACGCCAAGTTCCGCAGCCTGGAGCACGAATACGAATCGCTCCCGGTCCTGTCGTATGACGAAGTGGTAACGATCTCGGAAATGCTGTACCATCTGTGCAATTATATCGTAGAGGAAGCGATTCATAAAAACGCGACCATCGATATGTACCGCCAAGCCTTAACCGGCGCGAACCCGGTCCTCGATTCATTCGCCGATCAGGCGTTCCGCAATATTCAGACGATGAAGAGCGAATTGGAAAACACGCTGATCGACAGCCATATCAGCAGCATGACCAAGCAGAGAACGGCATCGTCCAACCCGATTCTGCAGCCGGCATTCGATTATATTTATACGCATAAAAGCGAAAACGTGAAGCTGGCCGCTATGGCGGCTCTGTGCCATGTCAGTCCGAGCTATTTCAGCCGCATTTTTACAAAGGAAACGGGAGAGAACTTCTCCGCGTTCATCCCCCGCCTGAAGATGGAATGGGCGAAGCAGTTGCTGGAGACGACGGATCGGTCCGTCTCGCAGATCAGCAACGATCTCGGCTTCAGCGAACCGAGCTACTTCATTAAAACGTTCAAAAAATTCGAGCGCATCACGCCGGCCCGCTACCGCCAAATTTATCAGCGCTAG
- a CDS encoding glycerol dehydrogenase produces MRRAFISPAKYVQGENELLNLGYFIKTFGESALLIAHADDVERVKPKLEHTMKTYGVTLVESGFNGECSRQEVQRLKQLAAEHNCACTIGLGGGKAIDTSKCVAEGDALIIVPTIAATDAPTSHSAVLYTPEGEFDDYAYFKQSPTVVMIDTTVIANAPTRFLVAGMGDALSTYFEARATASSYSRVNAGLPCGEQEGVVPAVGTRAALALAKLCYETLLEDGAKAKAACDANLVTPALENIVETNILLSGLGFESGGLAAAHAIHNGLTALEGTHHYYHGEKVAFTTLVQLVLENASTAEINEVLQFCVSVGLPVCLADIGVTSVTDEELRNVAAKACIAEESIHSMPFPVNEEMVVAAIRVADQIGQQFK; encoded by the coding sequence ATGAGAAGAGCGTTTATCAGTCCCGCCAAATATGTTCAAGGTGAAAATGAGCTGTTGAATCTGGGGTATTTTATCAAAACCTTCGGAGAATCGGCTCTGCTGATTGCCCATGCCGATGATGTGGAGCGGGTTAAGCCGAAGCTTGAGCATACGATGAAGACTTATGGAGTGACGCTAGTTGAGAGCGGTTTCAACGGGGAGTGCTCCCGGCAGGAAGTTCAGCGGCTGAAGCAGCTTGCGGCGGAGCATAACTGCGCCTGCACGATCGGGCTGGGCGGAGGCAAGGCGATCGATACCTCCAAATGTGTCGCGGAGGGCGACGCGCTCATTATCGTGCCGACGATCGCGGCGACGGATGCGCCGACCAGCCATTCGGCCGTGCTGTATACGCCGGAGGGCGAGTTCGACGATTATGCGTATTTCAAGCAAAGCCCGACGGTCGTCATGATCGACACGACGGTGATCGCGAATGCGCCGACGCGCTTCCTGGTCGCCGGGATGGGGGATGCGCTCTCTACTTACTTCGAAGCGAGAGCAACGGCGAGTTCCTATTCGCGAGTCAATGCAGGTCTGCCGTGCGGCGAGCAGGAGGGGGTAGTTCCGGCAGTCGGCACCCGTGCCGCGCTGGCGCTGGCCAAGCTGTGCTATGAGACGTTGCTGGAGGATGGCGCCAAGGCCAAAGCGGCGTGCGATGCGAATCTGGTGACGCCAGCCCTTGAAAATATTGTGGAAACGAATATTCTGTTGTCCGGCCTGGGCTTCGAAAGCGGCGGTCTCGCGGCGGCCCATGCGATTCACAATGGCTTGACGGCGCTTGAGGGAACCCATCATTATTATCATGGGGAGAAAGTGGCCTTTACGACGCTGGTGCAATTGGTTCTGGAAAATGCGAGCACGGCGGAAATCAATGAGGTGCTGCAATTCTGCGTCAGCGTGGGCCTGCCGGTCTGTCTCGCCGATATCGGGGTGACAAGCGTAACGGATGAAGAGCTGCGGAACGTGGCGGCCAAAGCCTGCATCGCGGAAGAGTCGATTCATTCGATGCCGTTCCCGGTTAATGAAGAGATGGTGGTGGCAGCGATTCGCGTCGCGGATCAGATTGGCCAGCAATTTAAGTAA
- the dhaK gene encoding dihydroxyacetone kinase subunit DhaK — MKKIINQPETLVRDMCRGLVLAHPELEFISKYKIVKKKELNADKVTLISGGGSGHEPAHAGFVGQGMLDVAVCGDVFASPSQIQVYQAIKASASTKGTLLIIKNYSGDMMNFKNAAHLAEEDGIKVDYVKVDDDIAVEDSLYTVGRRGVAGTVLVHKIAGAAAEAGLELADVKAVAQHAIDRTRSIGFALTSCTVPAKGTPTFSLGEDEIEYGVGIHGEPGIRREKLQSADELAKKMVADLFRDMKLEDGSGEELAVLVNGFGGSPLQELYLLANAVVREIRSRKVSIVKVFVGNYMTSIDMAGASVSVMRLDEQLKPFLEADCDTPALQVSGPFAPLSVEEEAVETAEKQAVSYRCETEPAYAKIEGNVFSLNNLIYLTDKLSEIIIENEVAFCELDSHAGDGDFGMSVAKGFKQLKREWHEILAHHAGNIGEFFHACSLVIMEHCGGASGPIWGSAFRAAGKYAGDRTELTVVEFAEMMQAVVKGIQDTGERSFGRGAVVGDKTLIDALAPFADAWERSAAAGDDVKTAAAAAAEAAVQGAKHTETIVARMGRAGTVGERSLGYPDAGAYALGVIFTELARVME, encoded by the coding sequence GTGAAGAAGATTATCAATCAACCGGAGACACTTGTCCGGGACATGTGCCGCGGCCTGGTGCTTGCTCATCCGGAGCTGGAATTCATCAGTAAGTATAAGATCGTGAAGAAGAAAGAGCTGAACGCGGACAAGGTCACCTTGATCAGCGGCGGGGGAAGCGGCCATGAGCCGGCGCATGCCGGCTTCGTCGGGCAGGGGATGCTCGATGTGGCGGTGTGCGGCGACGTGTTCGCCTCCCCGTCCCAGATTCAGGTCTATCAAGCGATCAAGGCATCCGCCAGCACAAAGGGCACGCTGCTCATCATCAAAAATTACAGCGGCGACATGATGAACTTCAAAAATGCGGCCCATCTCGCGGAGGAAGACGGCATCAAGGTCGATTATGTGAAAGTGGACGACGACATCGCGGTGGAGGACAGTCTGTATACGGTCGGCCGCCGCGGCGTGGCCGGAACGGTGCTCGTGCACAAGATCGCCGGCGCCGCCGCCGAGGCGGGCCTGGAATTGGCGGACGTGAAGGCTGTCGCCCAGCACGCGATCGATCGCACGAGAAGCATCGGCTTCGCGCTCACTTCCTGCACTGTCCCGGCCAAAGGGACGCCGACCTTCTCGCTGGGTGAGGATGAGATCGAGTACGGCGTCGGCATTCACGGCGAGCCCGGCATCCGCAGGGAGAAGCTGCAGTCGGCGGATGAGCTGGCGAAGAAGATGGTGGCGGATCTGTTCCGCGATATGAAGCTGGAGGATGGTTCGGGTGAGGAACTTGCGGTGCTGGTGAACGGATTCGGCGGCTCGCCGCTGCAGGAGTTGTATCTGCTGGCGAACGCGGTCGTGCGGGAAATTCGCAGCCGTAAGGTGTCCATTGTTAAGGTCTTCGTCGGCAACTATATGACAAGCATCGATATGGCGGGCGCTTCTGTGTCTGTGATGCGGCTGGATGAGCAGTTGAAGCCGTTTTTGGAGGCGGACTGTGATACGCCGGCACTGCAGGTCAGCGGGCCGTTTGCGCCGCTCTCTGTCGAGGAGGAGGCTGTGGAAACGGCGGAGAAGCAAGCGGTGTCCTATCGCTGCGAGACGGAGCCAGCTTATGCGAAGATTGAGGGGAATGTGTTCTCGCTGAACAACTTGATCTATCTGACCGACAAGTTGAGCGAGATTATTATCGAGAATGAAGTGGCCTTCTGCGAGCTCGATTCGCATGCCGGCGACGGCGACTTCGGCATGAGCGTCGCCAAAGGCTTCAAGCAATTGAAGCGCGAATGGCATGAGATTCTGGCACATCACGCCGGGAATATCGGCGAGTTCTTCCATGCTTGCTCCTTGGTGATAATGGAGCATTGCGGCGGCGCTTCCGGGCCGATCTGGGGCTCGGCGTTCCGGGCGGCCGGGAAATATGCCGGGGATCGCACCGAATTGACGGTGGTGGAATTCGCGGAGATGATGCAGGCGGTGGTCAAAGGGATTCAGGACACCGGCGAACGCTCCTTCGGCCGCGGCGCGGTTGTCGGCGACAAGACGTTGATCGACGCGTTGGCGCCGTTCGCGGACGCCTGGGAGCGGAGCGCCGCAGCGGGCGACGATGTGAAGACCGCAGCGGCGGCCGCGGCGGAAGCCGCCGTCCAGGGCGCGAAGCATACGGAGACGATCGTCGCCCGCATGGGCCGCGCCGGCACGGTTGGCGAGCGCAGCCTCGGCTACCCCGACGCCGGCGCCTATGCGCTCGGCGTGATATTCACCGAGCTGGCGCGGGTGATGGAGTAG
- a CDS encoding serine hydrolase domain-containing protein — protein sequence MFEKLENIFENYNKENYLSGNILISRGGREQFSRSFGEASIQLGVPNKLGTKFHIASVTKMFIAAATLKLYEQRLLNLDDHPGKYVENFKVLHPKIKIHHLLSHSSGLHDIYAVPNLRFEMTRLIVEKQDFVDYLIHLNQDFTPGEKWGYSSTGFIILGYILEALTGMKYEQLFDTWFFSPLNMSSTGFDNPRKINPGRAYGHTLENDKITYADNDKLTDIEAPGELFSTVHDLDKWCEALFKGELLQQETMDKMFIPYYVTTFDPHLSYGYGWFIGADFRLIGGGTPGFRSEIWYYPANDLRIIMLWNYEKVDSHQLLYKMKPVLLNNP from the coding sequence GTGTTTGAAAAATTAGAAAATATATTTGAAAACTACAATAAGGAAAACTATTTATCTGGCAATATATTGATTTCAAGAGGTGGAAGAGAACAATTTAGCAGATCATTCGGTGAAGCAAGTATTCAACTAGGTGTTCCTAATAAATTGGGTACGAAATTTCATATTGCATCCGTGACGAAGATGTTTATTGCCGCTGCAACCCTAAAACTCTATGAACAAAGACTGCTTAATCTTGATGATCATCCTGGTAAATATGTTGAAAACTTCAAGGTACTTCACCCTAAAATTAAAATTCATCATTTATTGAGTCATTCGTCTGGATTGCATGATATCTATGCTGTGCCAAATTTGCGTTTTGAGATGACTAGATTAATAGTAGAAAAACAAGATTTTGTAGATTATTTAATTCACCTCAATCAGGATTTTACTCCGGGTGAAAAGTGGGGATACAGTAGTACTGGATTCATCATTCTAGGATATATATTAGAAGCTCTGACAGGGATGAAGTATGAGCAACTATTTGATACGTGGTTCTTTTCACCGTTAAATATGAGTTCTACCGGTTTTGATAATCCGCGGAAGATAAATCCTGGACGAGCATACGGACACACTTTGGAAAACGACAAAATAACTTATGCCGACAATGATAAATTAACCGATATTGAGGCACCAGGAGAGCTGTTTTCAACAGTTCATGATTTGGATAAGTGGTGTGAGGCTCTTTTTAAAGGGGAGCTACTTCAGCAGGAAACAATGGATAAGATGTTTATACCATATTATGTTACGACCTTTGATCCTCATCTAAGTTATGGGTATGGATGGTTCATAGGAGCTGACTTTCGATTAATTGGAGGAGGTACCCCGGGATTTCGGTCTGAAATCTGGTACTATCCTGCAAATGATTTACGAATTATTATGTTATGGAATTACGAAAAGGTCGATTCACATCAATTGCTCTATAAGATGAAACCAGTACTATTAAATAATCCATAG
- a CDS encoding helix-turn-helix domain-containing protein, whose protein sequence is MAEHRIDDITELMTRSGLSRNSINKLYKEINIETTKLETLFKLCDTFGCKLSDLIEYTPDN, encoded by the coding sequence ATGGCTGAGCACCGAATAGATGATATAACAGAGTTAATGACGAGATCTGGACTGAGTAGAAATTCGATTAACAAACTGTATAAAGAAATAAATATTGAGACGACAAAATTAGAAACATTATTTAAACTGTGCGATACATTTGGGTGCAAACTATCAGATTTAATTGAATACACGCCTGATAATTAA
- a CDS encoding GyrI-like domain-containing protein: MRVIELKEMKLVGLRVVCPGDQYVNEIPKASFVLKERLNEINDVVNPVRLIGAFIVGDYSEEEDGYWVCVEVNNISLVPEGMVSVVIPKQRYAVIRHKGPNYEIRSTYEKLHNWIEENKLERLQRSWHLEISDEWGHKEKKIIEVDLYDTIK; this comes from the coding sequence GTGAGAGTGATCGAACTTAAGGAAATGAAGTTAGTTGGATTAAGAGTGGTATGTCCTGGTGACCAGTATGTCAATGAAATCCCAAAGGCTTCTTTTGTACTTAAAGAGAGGCTGAATGAGATTAATGACGTTGTAAACCCAGTAAGACTTATTGGTGCATTTATCGTCGGGGATTACTCGGAAGAGGAGGATGGTTACTGGGTATGTGTTGAGGTAAATAATATTAGTCTGGTTCCGGAGGGCATGGTTTCCGTTGTAATCCCTAAACAAAGATATGCAGTTATAAGACACAAGGGACCTAATTATGAAATAAGAAGCACATATGAAAAACTACATAATTGGATTGAAGAAAATAAACTTGAAAGATTGCAAAGATCCTGGCATTTGGAGATTTCAGATGAATGGGGACATAAGGAAAAAAAGATTATTGAAGTAGACTTGTACGACACAATTAAGTAA
- a CDS encoding ABC transporter permease, protein MGIFWKMGARNFIAQIRQTLLTVCIGSIGVVLIFSCYFVISSITHSKSQWEENHFGVIGTEIYSRVGLDLTEAQIKDVQTKLQTRNITSLPYVSRVVSVHSGDNNEAREDSIVALGFNFQHARELEPKQPLWSTDPLSAEEAIVSVPLARRLGLGAGETMVISFAGQEVPVTIRDVAEESGLTGFRGTVRAQGTVILSDRLAHQIFGVPEASAHSILLATDKMYSSLPGSSFFTDLIERPIKKEALSHMSMVESIFTPPFLFFVAVSLFAGILLLAQLFNILKERRKYYLGVLRSLGLSNRNCFVIYLSECTLLCAVITTSGVVLGNVLGFGLLSVNVFYIEQLLERYSAYAYPIQPYVDVTATCWIALTMFIVFLLLACFVGRFIKRTSILHLMGKEDNRVNPAQRRLLKILACLLVIVAFIYFNYFATEGLSDGDRLSAKVFGSIISWLVGIITTAYLMFLIVPWMKRASSVLPHRWLDRLAVTLGTQYPHMRFSRSFGIVLLFTVLSCCLIVMISFASNVEDYAAANKRDSFLATDAYMSYVDEREKDKLTVNMNEVQEIVQGAAYMDTYRIFVSSPDNALDLTEVTPSTNGNKWAYSQVVWGKWLGEGYQLPLTSRAPQFQSDAEVFQALSDQASVVLVDDTLEGTYQVGDQIPLRLLKGGGKEKNLIGEEVVTVAGTFAIGDDNRFQKGSVFIVADELYNKYSTNGAYKWPGEPKGYALLQLTDTDVTALDSIKTLKYHFIKTAGVTVSTPGEDQAIITMIVKAEFMLFSYIMSFMMLMALLGMYVIQIRSVQERVPHMVMLWQMGVSRKSLKQVFIIEGCLIGIVGLISGIVVGRLGSEMLMRLAWMGIEFSFPYLKVTGLIIGLLIFIWLFNRFSTAGLRRIQISRTE, encoded by the coding sequence ATGGGTATATTTTGGAAAATGGGAGCCAGAAATTTCATAGCTCAGATACGGCAAACGCTACTCACCGTATGCATAGGGTCTATCGGTGTCGTTCTGATTTTTTCTTGTTATTTTGTCATTTCTTCTATTACCCATAGCAAATCACAATGGGAAGAAAACCACTTTGGTGTAATTGGTACAGAGATTTATTCGCGTGTCGGACTTGATTTGACCGAGGCTCAGATTAAAGATGTTCAAACGAAGCTTCAAACCAGAAATATTACCAGTCTTCCCTATGTGTCTCGGGTCGTTTCCGTGCACAGCGGGGATAATAATGAAGCCAGGGAAGATAGCATCGTCGCATTAGGGTTTAATTTTCAACATGCTCGAGAATTAGAACCGAAGCAACCGCTGTGGTCTACGGATCCCCTGTCAGCAGAAGAAGCGATTGTATCGGTTCCGCTAGCACGGCGGTTGGGACTTGGTGCCGGTGAAACAATGGTAATCTCGTTTGCTGGGCAAGAAGTGCCTGTAACGATTCGTGATGTAGCAGAGGAAAGCGGATTAACAGGTTTTCGCGGAACAGTGCGGGCACAAGGGACCGTTATTCTCTCGGATAGGCTTGCGCATCAGATATTCGGCGTTCCAGAGGCAAGCGCACACAGTATCTTACTGGCGACGGACAAGATGTATTCATCATTACCAGGCAGTTCCTTCTTTACTGATCTCATTGAGAGACCAATCAAAAAAGAAGCGCTATCTCATATGTCGATGGTGGAGAGTATTTTCACGCCTCCATTTTTGTTTTTTGTCGCTGTGTCTTTGTTCGCGGGAATTCTGCTGTTGGCGCAGTTGTTTAATATTCTGAAAGAAAGGCGCAAATATTATCTTGGCGTGCTCCGATCGCTTGGACTCAGTAACCGTAACTGCTTTGTCATCTACTTAAGTGAGTGTACGTTACTGTGTGCGGTCATTACCACATCGGGAGTTGTTCTCGGGAATGTACTCGGTTTCGGATTGCTGTCTGTGAATGTATTTTATATCGAACAATTACTGGAACGGTATTCCGCTTACGCCTATCCAATCCAACCCTACGTGGATGTGACGGCAACATGCTGGATTGCGTTGACCATGTTTATCGTTTTCTTACTCCTCGCTTGTTTTGTCGGGCGTTTCATTAAGCGCACATCCATTCTGCACCTAATGGGCAAGGAGGATAATCGTGTGAATCCGGCACAGAGGCGTCTGCTCAAAATCTTAGCTTGTCTCCTTGTCATAGTGGCATTCATTTATTTCAATTATTTCGCCACAGAGGGGCTTTCAGATGGCGATAGGCTTAGTGCAAAAGTATTCGGTTCGATTATAAGTTGGCTTGTTGGAATTATAACAACTGCCTATTTGATGTTTCTCATTGTACCTTGGATGAAACGGGCATCCTCTGTTTTGCCGCATCGATGGTTGGATCGTTTGGCTGTTACGTTAGGCACACAGTACCCGCATATGCGGTTTAGTCGTTCCTTTGGCATCGTTTTGTTGTTTACGGTATTATCCTGCTGTTTGATTGTGATGATAAGTTTCGCTTCCAATGTTGAAGATTATGCCGCTGCAAACAAGAGAGATTCTTTTTTGGCTACCGACGCCTATATGTCTTATGTCGATGAGCGGGAAAAAGATAAGCTGACAGTCAATATGAATGAAGTGCAAGAAATCGTTCAAGGTGCTGCTTACATGGATACGTACAGAATATTCGTCTCATCTCCCGACAATGCACTTGATCTTACCGAAGTAACACCTTCTACGAATGGTAACAAATGGGCATATTCGCAAGTTGTGTGGGGAAAGTGGCTAGGGGAAGGTTACCAATTGCCGCTCACTTCCCGTGCGCCGCAATTTCAGAGCGATGCAGAAGTATTTCAGGCCTTGAGCGATCAAGCGTCTGTCGTTCTCGTGGATGATACATTGGAAGGCACGTACCAAGTAGGCGACCAGATTCCGCTTCGTTTACTGAAAGGTGGGGGTAAAGAAAAGAACCTGATTGGTGAGGAAGTGGTCACGGTAGCGGGAACGTTCGCCATTGGTGATGATAACCGCTTCCAAAAGGGCAGCGTATTTATCGTGGCTGACGAACTCTACAATAAATATAGCACAAACGGCGCTTATAAGTGGCCTGGAGAGCCCAAAGGCTATGCGCTGTTACAGTTGACTGATACCGATGTGACGGCGCTAGATTCCATAAAAACACTGAAATATCATTTTATAAAAACAGCTGGTGTTACGGTGAGTACACCAGGTGAGGACCAGGCAATCATTACGATGATTGTTAAAGCTGAATTCATGCTGTTCTCTTACATTATGTCATTCATGATGCTTATGGCCTTGCTCGGCATGTATGTGATTCAGATTCGATCTGTACAGGAACGGGTTCCCCATATGGTTATGTTATGGCAGATGGGGGTAAGTCGAAAATCGTTGAAACAGGTTTTTATCATAGAGGGTTGCCTGATTGGGATCGTTGGGCTGATTAGCGGTATTGTGGTCGGAAGGCTCGGTTCGGAGATGCTGATGCGTTTGGCGTGGATGGGTATTGAGTTTTCGTTCCCTTATCTGAAAGTGACAGGTCTCATCATCGGATTGCTGATATTCATCTGGTTGTTCAACCGATTCAGCACAGCCGGATTAAGACGTATACAGATTAGTCGGACAGAGTAA